The following coding sequences lie in one Monomorium pharaonis isolate MP-MQ-018 chromosome 1, ASM1337386v2, whole genome shotgun sequence genomic window:
- the LOC118648488 gene encoding uncharacterized protein LOC118648488, whose protein sequence is MEYNKNRLYSDRHIRRLVEKKTNSDLQRIFNETISERFCSKSVCAALAIWENIKSIMRLLTKRGGRSAYELATNILAKVFTNSFAAQYSYYGKQKKKPLSELKITKCIIEAVSHSYQDIKEHDVEKKIGNWLANAPTRVLRERIKKEVEANKNKENVNQDEEELDSP, encoded by the exons atggaatataataaaaatcgattatATTCGGATAGACATATCCGTCGTCTCgttgaaaagaaaacaaattcgGATTTGCAACGAATTTTCAATGAAACAATATCGGAAAG ATTCTGCTCAAAATCTGTTTGCGCAgctttggctatctgggaaaatataaaatctata ATGAGATTGTTAACCAAAAGAGGAGGGCGAAGTGCATATGAACTTGCAACCAATATTTTAGCGAAGGTATTCACAAACAGTTTTGCTGCACAATATAGTTATTATggaaaacagaaaaagaagCCTTTATCCGAATTAAAAATCACCAAATGTATTATTG agGCAGTTTCACATTCTTACCAAGACATTAAAGAACACgatgtggaaaaaaaaataggcaATTGGTTAGCAAATGCTCCAACACGAGTTTTGAGAGAAAG aataaagaaagaagtagaagctaataaaaataaagaaaatgttaacCAAGATGAAGAGGAATTAGATTCtccgtaa
- the LOC105840987 gene encoding uncharacterized protein LOC105840987, translated as MGKYAKYEKKYKQIWETYPQFKKWLTYDKENDTAFCKVCQTKLRPHKTDLERHSKRAVHINNIEKRNPKKQPKITTTAGTSLETNEHKIADIKLALHIAVLQTANHLSELLIELSKHLSAYSGFQNLKLHRTKCSSIIKYVIGPALEEELIKDIGNSYYSLIIDESTDISVFKYMAVCIRYFSNAKSQIVTKYLGIFEVISATAEVLTDSLLQFLSAKKLSLSKLLGLATDGANNLCGQHHSVYTLLKNKVPRLILIKCVAHSLHLATSRASESLREFFLQRII; from the exons ATGGGAAAATATgcgaaatatgaaaaaaaatataaacaaatatggGAAACTTACCCTCAATTTAAAA aatGGTTAACATACGACAAAGAGAATGATACTGCATTCTGCAAAGTATGTCAAACTAAACTTCGACctcataaaacagatttagaAAGACATTCTAAAAGAGCAGTACATATCAACAATATCGAGAAACGAAATCCTAAGAAACAACCAAAGATTACTACTACAGCTGGTACTTCATTAGAAACTAATGAACATAAAATTGCTGACATTAAATTAGCATTACATATAGCGGTGCTTCAAACAGCTAATCATTTGAGCGAGCTACTGATAGAATTAAGTAAACATTTATCAGCGTATTCAGGCTTTCAAAACCTAAAATTACATCGTACAAAATGttcatcaattattaaatatgtaattggcCCAGCTTTGGAAGAGGAACTTATTAAAGATATAGGTAATTcctattattctttaataattgatgaATCAACCGATATTTCGGTATTCAAATATATGGCTGTTTGTATTCGTTATTTTAGCAATGCTAAAAGTCAGAtcgtaacaaaatatttaggtATTTTTGAAGTAATTTCAGCTACAGCTGAAGTGTTAACTGAttcattgttacaatttttaagtgCTAAAAAGTTATCCTTAAGTAAATTATTAGGCTTAGCAACGGATGGTGCAAACAATCTATGTGGACAGCATCACTCAGTatacacattattaaaaaataaagttccTAGACTCATACTCATTAAATGTGTCGCACATTCGCTTCATTTAGCAACAAGTCGAGCATCAGAAAGTTTGAGAGAATTCTTcttacaaagaattatttga